The genomic stretch GCTCGCCGCCAAGATCGGCGCCCGGGTCAATTCCAACATTACGCTGGCGTCAGCGGAAGGCGCCAATATGAACGCCACCGTGGTCGGCACCTTTCATTCCGGCTTCCGCACCATGGACGAGGGCACCGGCTATGTGCTGCTGAAGACAGCGCAGATCCTCGAGCGGCAGACCGGCATCGTCAACGAGATCCGGGTCCGCACCGACGACCCGATGGCGGCGCGGCTGATCGCCGAGCGGATCGGCGAGCAGACCGGCTACAAGTCGATCTCCTGGCAGGAGGCGCAGGAAGACCTGCTGTCGGCGATCACGCTGCGCAACGTGCTGATGTACACCATCGTCGGCGCCATCCTGCTGGTCGCCAGTTTCGGCACCTACAACATCATCTCCACCATCACCCATGAGAAGACCCGCGACATCGCCATCATGAAGTCGCTGGGCTTTCGCGACCATACCATCCGGGCGATCTTCATCGTCGAGGCGCTGCTGATCGGCCTGACCGGAGCGGCGCTCGGCTGGGTGTTCGGCTATCTGCTGACCCGCGGGCTGGGGTCGCTGGAATTCAAGACACCGTTTTCCGACTACAACCATCTACCGGTGCTGTATTCGGTCAAGCACTATCTGCTGGCCACCAGCTTCGCGCTGATCTCGAGCCTGATCGCCGGCTATTTCCCGGCCCGCGCGGCGGCGCGGCTGCATCCGGTCGACATCATCCGGGGCGCCACATGAGCGCCCTGGTCGAGGCCCGCGGCGTCACCAAGATCCTGACCGGAGTGGTGCCGGTGACGCTGGTGCAGGACATCGACCTGTCGATCGCGGCGTGCGAATTCGTCGCCGTCACCGGACCGTCCGGCAGCGGCAAATCGTCGCTGCTGTATCTGCTCGGCCTGCTCGATCTGCCGAGCCGCGGCGACGTGCTGATCGACGGCCGCTCGACCACCCATATGAGCGAGGACGACCGCGCCGAGGTTCGCCTCAGCCGGATCGGCTTCGTCTTCCAGTTTCACTTCCTGCTGCCGGAATTCACCATCACCGAGAACGTCGCGCTGCCGATGCGCGCGCTCGGCCGGTTGTCCTCCGGCGCCATCACCGAACGCGCCGAACAATTGCTGGCCTCGTTCGGACTCGGCGATCATCGCCGCAAGACCCCGGATCAATTGTCGGGCGGCCAGCGCCAGCGCGTCGCGGTCGCCCGCGCACTGGCCAACGATCCGCCGGTGATTCTGGCCGACGAGCCGACCGGCAGCCTGGATTCGGTGGCGACCGCGCAGGTGTTCGAGATTCTGCACGACCTCGTCACCCTGCACGGCAAGACCGTGGTCGCGGTCACCCATGATCTGGCGCTGGCGGCGCGGATGCAGCGCCGGATCCACATCATCGACGGCCGCATCGACAAGGACGAGCGGGTCGCGGCGGCGACCGCCTGAGCGGGCTTACTGATCCGGATTGGTGCGTTCGAATTGCCGCAGCAGCTTGTTGCCGCGCGCCACTGCCGCATCCATCGCGTCCTGGGCGGATTTCTTGCCGGCAAAGGCCTGCTCCAGCTCGTCGTCGATGACGTCGCGGATCAGCACGAAGGAGCCCAGCCGCAGCCCCTTGGAATTCTCGGTCGGCGGTTTCAGCGTGATCTGCTCGATTGAAATCGCGGTGCCCGGATGGTTCTGGTAGAAGCCCTGGGCGCGGGTCAGATCATAGGCCGCCTGGGTGATCGGCAGATAGCCGGTGTGCTGGTGCCAGGCCGCCTGAACCTCCGGACGCGACAGATAGGCGAAGAATTTCGCCACGCCCTTATATTCGGCGCCGGGGCGACCGCGCAGCACCCACAGCGTCGCCCCGCCGATGATGGTATTCTGCGGCGCGCCGGCGACGTCGGGCCAAAATGGCAGCCGGCCATAGCCGACCTCGAATTTGGAATTGGCGAGAATATCGGCGCGGGTCGCCGAGGAGCCGATGAAGATGCCGCATTCGCCATTCTGAAACCGCGGTTCGGCGGCGGTGGCGCGGCCGCTATAGTCGAACGCCTTGGTCTTTTGCCATTCGGCGAGCTGAGCCACGTGCCGCACCACGGTCGGATTGTTGAAGGTCAGCACCGCGTCCATGCCGCCCATGCCATTGGCCTTGGTGGCCAGCGGCAGATTGTGATAGGCGGAAAAATTCTCGATATTGACCCAGGACGGCCACGCCGTGGTGAAGCCGCAGGGCGCGCCCGCGGCCAAAAGCCGCTTGGCGGCGGCACCGACCTCGGGCCAGGTCGTGGGCGGCGCCTCGGGATCGAGGCCGGCGGCGCGAAACAGGGTCTTGTTGTAGTACAGGATCGGGGTCGAAGCGTTGAACGGGAATGACAGCATATTGCCGTCGATGTCGGTATAGTAGCCGGTCACGGCGGGCAGATAGGCCGCCGGCGAGAATTCCTCGTGCTCGTCGTGCATCAGTTCGAACACCGGATAGACCGCGCCCTTCGCCGCCATCATGGTGGCGGTGGCGATCTCGTTGACCTGCACGATCGCCGGCTGGCTGCGCGAGCGGAACGCGAAAATCGCCGCCGTCACGGTCTGGGTGTAGTTGCCCTTGTAGCTCGGCACGACCTGGTAGTCGGATTGCGAGGCGTTGAAATCGGCCGCCAGTTTTTCCAGCTCGCGGCCGAGCTGGCCGTACATCGCGTGCCACCATTGCAGCTGCGTCGCCGCGCGCGCCGGCGCCGCGACGCCGGGCAGCACCGCCCCGCCCAACAACACGATCAAGCTCGCGATCGCGACCCGGACCGTGACCGGGAGCTGGATTGTTCTGACCGTCGCCGCCATCGCACGCTCCCGATAGCCATCCCGCGCCGATCTGCTAGATTGGCGGGCGTCATGATCCGGAATTTCGCCCAAGCTTATGGGATCGAACTTGCTGCTGTCCAGTCGAGCCGTGGTGGCGCGCCGCACCGCCGATCTGATTGAACCATCCGCAGGATGAACTGAATTGGTACTTGTCACACCGCGTCAGGACGACGGCAGCGAACCGGCCAGGCTGGCGGTGCGCGACAACGGCATCGTCCGGCTGGTGCGCGCGGTACCGATCCGCTGGCGCATCCTGTCGATCGTCGCGCTGAATTCCGCGGTGGTGCTGGTGCTGGCCAGCCTGATCTGGAGCGGCGCCAAGGTGCTGAGCACGGCCTGGTCCGACGTCCGCCAGGTACGGGCGTCCGACCAGATTCTGGCCTTGCTGGAAAGCGAGACCGGGCGGCTGCAGAACCTGATCCACCGCTACATCAACCAGCCGAGCCCGGATCTGTTCGCCGAGATCCTGCTGCTGCGCGAGGCCGTGCTCGGCACGCTGAGCACGCGGGCCTCCGCCGACCCGATCCTGTCGGGTTCGGTCGAGCAGCTCGAACGCGTCACCGAGCGCTTCCTCAACGGCTTCGGCGATTTGCGCGCGCTGCAGGGCAAGATCAACGCCACCTATGAGAAGCAGGTACAGGGACCGGCGCGCGACATCGCCGGGCTGTATTCGATCATCGAGGGCGCCACCGCCCGGCGCGAGGACCCGATCTGGCCGGCGCTCGGCAAGTCGCGCGAGGCCTTCACGGCGATGCTGGTGGCGGCCAATTCCTACTACCTGTCGCTGTCGAAAACCGCCGCCGAGACCGCCAGCCGCAACACCGCCATCATCGAGCGCACCGTCCCGGTGATGATCGAGCTCGCCGACAACGACCTGCAGAAGATGGCGCTGCAGCGCCTGAAGGAGCGCGTCGTGGCGCTGCGCGACGGTCTCGAGCAATTGTCGGAGCTGCTCGCCAGCCGCAGCGACCTCTTGCGCAATTCGATCGACGCCAGCCAGGCCGCGACTATCGGGGCGATCGACGGATTGTCGATCAAGATGCGCCAGCGCGAGCAGAAGGCCCAGGAGACCTTCGACCGGACGTTGGCCGACATCTCCCACAAGGTGCTGTCGATCGCGGTGATCTTCCTCGGCATCATCATGGCGGTGGGGACCGTGATCGCGCTCAGCATCCGGCTGCCGCTGCAGCAGATTCTGGCGTCGATGCACGCCATTACCGGCGGCGACTACGGCCGCCGCGTCGCCGGCACCACTGCCCGCGACGAGGTCGGCGCGATGGCGCGCGCGGTCGAGGTGTTCCGCGAAAACGCCATCGACAAGCGCCGCGCCGAGGACGATTTGCGCGCCTCCAAGGAAAGGGCCGAGAGCGCGCTGCTGGAGCTCAACGCCGCGCAGCAGAACCTGATCGACGCCGAGCGGCTGGCGGCGCTGGGCGGGCTGGTCGCCGGCGTCGCCCATGAGGTCAACAATCCGATCGGCATCAGCCTCACGGTGGCGTCGAGCTTCGCCCGCAAGGCCAGCCTGTTCGAGGACGAGCTGAAATCCGCCACGCCGCTGCGGCGCTCGCAGCTCGAGGAATTCGTCCGCAGCGCCCGCGACGCCGCCCAGCAGCTGGTGGGAAACCTGCAGCGCGCCGCCGAGCTGATCCAGTCGTTCAAGCAGGTCGCGGTCGACCGCTCCCATGCCGAGCGCCGGCAATTCAGCCTGCACGAGGCCACCGACCAGATCGTCGCCAGCCTGCGGCCGGTGCTGAAGCGCTCCTCGATCAGCCTCACCATCGAGGTGCCCGAAAACCTGATGATCGACGGCTATCCCGGCTCCTACGGGCAGATTCTCACCAATCTGTTCCTCAACGCCGCCAACCACGCCTTCCCGGACGGTCGGCCCGGCACGATCACGATGTCGGCCAAACCGCGCGGCGCCGACGACATCGAGATCATCTTCGCCGATGACGGCGCCGGCATGACCCCGGAGGTGCAGCGCCAGGCCTTCGATCCGTTCTTCACCACCCGGCGCAACGAGGGCGGCACCGGGCTCGGCCTGCACATCGTCTACAACCTGGTGACCCAGCAACTCGGCGGCCGCATGATGCTGGAATCAAGGCTGGGACAAGGCACCACCTTTCGCATTATCATGCCGCGGACCGCCACTGGCGGGACCAGCGACGCCGATCCAGCAATCGACGGAAACCTGCTATGGCCGACCAGGACGACATCCTCCAGCTGATCGAAGACAGCGGCCCGGCGCCGGACCCGTGCAACGCGCGGCGCTGGAAGATCGCGGTGATCGACGACGACCACGCGGTCCATGAGGGCACCAGGTTCGCGCTCAGCGACTATTCGTTGAACGGCCAGGGCCTCGAGATCCTGTCGGCCTATTCGGCGGCCGAGGGCCAGGTGCTGATGCGCCAGCATCCCGATATCGCCGCGGTGCTGCTCGACGTCATCATGGAGACCGACGCCGCCGGGCTCGAACTGGTCGAGTACATCCGCAACGACATCAAGAACGAGACCGTGCGCATCATCCTGCGCACCGGCCAGCCCGGCCAGGCGCCGGAGCGCCGGGTGATCGTCGACTACGACATCAACGACTACAAGGCCAAGACCGAGCTGACCGCCGACAAGCTGTTCACCTCGCTGACCGCGGCGCTGCGCAGCTACCAGCAGCTCGAGCGCATGGTGCAGACAAGGCGCGGGCTGGAAATCATCATCGACGCGGCCTCGACGCTGTACGATTTCAAATCGATGCAGCGGCTCGCCGAAGGCGTGCTGACGCAGATCGCCTCGCTGCTCAATGTCGACTGCGCCGGAATCCTGGTGCTGCGCGACAGCGGCGCGACCAGCGACGATTTCTCGGTGCTGGCCGGCTCCGGCTGCTACAGCCGCTTCATCGGCCGCGGCGGCCCGCATCCGCTCGATCCCGATCTGCGGCAGATGGTCGAGGAGGCGTTCCGCCGCCGCCAGCACGAATTCGCCGACCATCGCACCGTGCTCTATATCCGCACCGGCAGCGGCCGCGAGGTGGTCGTGCTGCTGCAGTCCGAACGCGAATTGTCCGACACCGACCGCGCGCTGGTGGAAATCTTCGGCAGCCGGCTGTCGATCGCCTTCGACAACGTCATTCTCTATCAGCAGCTGCACGAGGCCAATACCCAGCTCGAGGAGCGGGTGACGCAGCGCACCCGGGCGCTGACCCAGGCCAACCGCCGGCTGTCGTCGCAATGGCTGCGGCTGCAGCGCGCCAACGGCTTCAAGAACGAGATTCTCGGCACCGTCGCCCATGACCTGAAAAACCCGCTCGGCGTCATTCTCGGCCGCACCGAAATGCTGACCGAGCTGGTCAGCGCCGACGCCTCGAAGGAGAGCATTATCGCCCAGGTCGAGCATATCCGCGACGCCAGCCGGCGGCTGACCGCGATGGTCGACCATCTGATCTCGGACGCGATGGCCGACGCCTTCGACATCTCGATCCGCCTCGAGCCGGTCGATCTGTCCGCTTTGGTCGGCGAAGTCGCCGAGGCGAACCGGCCGCTGGCACAGAACAAGCAGCAGCAGATCGAGGTGTCGACGCCGGCGGCGCAGATCGCGCTGTGCGATTCCGACCGGATGCGGGAGGCGATCGACAATCTGGTCAGCAACGCCATCAAATACAGCCCGATCGGCGGCACCATCGCGCTGCGGGTCGACAGCAACGAGGACGGCTCGGTGATCCGCGTCACCGATCAGGGCGCCGGGCTGTCGCCGGAGGATCTCGGCCGGCTGTTCGGCCGGTTTCAGCGGCTGTCGGCGAAGCCGACCGCCGGCGAAAGCTCCACCGGGCTCGGCCTGTCGATCGTCAAGAAGATCGTCGACATGCATGGCGGCCGTGTCAGCGCCGACAGTCCCGGCCCCGGCGGCGGCGCCACCTTCACCATCATCCTGCCGACGGCGGCCGCGTCATGAGCCAGAACCCGCATATCGTCGTGGTCGACGACGAAGCCCCGGCCCGCGACATGGTCGGCGACTATCTGTCGATGCACGGCTTCACCGTGACGCTGTGCGACGGCGGCAGGAGCCTGCGCGCCGCGATCGCGGCCGCGGTGCCGGACCTTGTGGTGCTCGACCTCAACATG from Rhodopseudomonas sp. BAL398 encodes the following:
- a CDS encoding ABC transporter permease, whose translation is MNLILTIAWTHVRHRARQTLVAIIGVMTGVGFSIMMAAMMEGSQDDFIKTLVDALPHISITDESREPTRQPATMVYQAVEMHGLTPQVRRPGIKNPMAMIASLQSWVPGALTPSVQSKALLRFAGRNLNISIVGIDPRSEINVSNLATHMRQGTLNSLYRSSNAILLGDRLAAKIGARVNSNITLASAEGANMNATVVGTFHSGFRTMDEGTGYVLLKTAQILERQTGIVNEIRVRTDDPMAARLIAERIGEQTGYKSISWQEAQEDLLSAITLRNVLMYTIVGAILLVASFGTYNIISTITHEKTRDIAIMKSLGFRDHTIRAIFIVEALLIGLTGAALGWVFGYLLTRGLGSLEFKTPFSDYNHLPVLYSVKHYLLATSFALISSLIAGYFPARAAARLHPVDIIRGAT
- a CDS encoding ABC transporter ATP-binding protein codes for the protein MSALVEARGVTKILTGVVPVTLVQDIDLSIAACEFVAVTGPSGSGKSSLLYLLGLLDLPSRGDVLIDGRSTTHMSEDDRAEVRLSRIGFVFQFHFLLPEFTITENVALPMRALGRLSSGAITERAEQLLASFGLGDHRRKTPDQLSGGQRQRVAVARALANDPPVILADEPTGSLDSVATAQVFEILHDLVTLHGKTVVAVTHDLALAARMQRRIHIIDGRIDKDERVAAATA
- the ugpB gene encoding sn-glycerol-3-phosphate ABC transporter substrate-binding protein UgpB; the encoded protein is MAATVRTIQLPVTVRVAIASLIVLLGGAVLPGVAAPARAATQLQWWHAMYGQLGRELEKLAADFNASQSDYQVVPSYKGNYTQTVTAAIFAFRSRSQPAIVQVNEIATATMMAAKGAVYPVFELMHDEHEEFSPAAYLPAVTGYYTDIDGNMLSFPFNASTPILYYNKTLFRAAGLDPEAPPTTWPEVGAAAKRLLAAGAPCGFTTAWPSWVNIENFSAYHNLPLATKANGMGGMDAVLTFNNPTVVRHVAQLAEWQKTKAFDYSGRATAAEPRFQNGECGIFIGSSATRADILANSKFEVGYGRLPFWPDVAGAPQNTIIGGATLWVLRGRPGAEYKGVAKFFAYLSRPEVQAAWHQHTGYLPITQAAYDLTRAQGFYQNHPGTAISIEQITLKPPTENSKGLRLGSFVLIRDVIDDELEQAFAGKKSAQDAMDAAVARGNKLLRQFERTNPDQ
- a CDS encoding sensor histidine kinase — its product is MRDNGIVRLVRAVPIRWRILSIVALNSAVVLVLASLIWSGAKVLSTAWSDVRQVRASDQILALLESETGRLQNLIHRYINQPSPDLFAEILLLREAVLGTLSTRASADPILSGSVEQLERVTERFLNGFGDLRALQGKINATYEKQVQGPARDIAGLYSIIEGATARREDPIWPALGKSREAFTAMLVAANSYYLSLSKTAAETASRNTAIIERTVPVMIELADNDLQKMALQRLKERVVALRDGLEQLSELLASRSDLLRNSIDASQAATIGAIDGLSIKMRQREQKAQETFDRTLADISHKVLSIAVIFLGIIMAVGTVIALSIRLPLQQILASMHAITGGDYGRRVAGTTARDEVGAMARAVEVFRENAIDKRRAEDDLRASKERAESALLELNAAQQNLIDAERLAALGGLVAGVAHEVNNPIGISLTVASSFARKASLFEDELKSATPLRRSQLEEFVRSARDAAQQLVGNLQRAAELIQSFKQVAVDRSHAERRQFSLHEATDQIVASLRPVLKRSSISLTIEVPENLMIDGYPGSYGQILTNLFLNAANHAFPDGRPGTITMSAKPRGADDIEIIFADDGAGMTPEVQRQAFDPFFTTRRNEGGTGLGLHIVYNLVTQQLGGRMMLESRLGQGTTFRIIMPRTATGGTSDADPAIDGNLLWPTRTTSSS
- a CDS encoding DUF3369 domain-containing protein → MADQDDILQLIEDSGPAPDPCNARRWKIAVIDDDHAVHEGTRFALSDYSLNGQGLEILSAYSAAEGQVLMRQHPDIAAVLLDVIMETDAAGLELVEYIRNDIKNETVRIILRTGQPGQAPERRVIVDYDINDYKAKTELTADKLFTSLTAALRSYQQLERMVQTRRGLEIIIDAASTLYDFKSMQRLAEGVLTQIASLLNVDCAGILVLRDSGATSDDFSVLAGSGCYSRFIGRGGPHPLDPDLRQMVEEAFRRRQHEFADHRTVLYIRTGSGREVVVLLQSERELSDTDRALVEIFGSRLSIAFDNVILYQQLHEANTQLEERVTQRTRALTQANRRLSSQWLRLQRANGFKNEILGTVAHDLKNPLGVILGRTEMLTELVSADASKESIIAQVEHIRDASRRLTAMVDHLISDAMADAFDISIRLEPVDLSALVGEVAEANRPLAQNKQQQIEVSTPAAQIALCDSDRMREAIDNLVSNAIKYSPIGGTIALRVDSNEDGSVIRVTDQGAGLSPEDLGRLFGRFQRLSAKPTAGESSTGLGLSIVKKIVDMHGGRVSADSPGPGGGATFTIILPTAAAS